One Rossellomorea aquimaris DNA window includes the following coding sequences:
- the addA gene encoding helicase-exonuclease AddAB subunit AddA, with product MSNGTIPAKPDHVTWTDDQWKAIWANGQDILVAAAAGSGKTAVLVERIIQKILSEEDRMDVDELLVVTFTNASAAEMRHRIGQALEKAIDEDPHSHHLRKQLSLLNRASISTLHSFCLEVIRKYYYLIDIDPGFRIADETEGDLLRDEVLDELFEEEYGKEHNHDFFTLVDTFTNDRSDGALQDMIRKLYDFSRSHPNPDEWLRGLEEMYDIQEGVEIDQLSFIQPLLTDIRLQLNGAKNLFQRALDLSRVPGGPGPRAENFLSDIEIVESLEESRLISWNALYEAVQTLPFTKLKACRGDDYNKDIVDEAKKLRDQGKKTLEKLQEDFFSRRPESFLEDMKKMRDVIHTLAEVVVEFGKRFRQVKEEKGLVDFADLEHFCLEILRDPASDALLPSEAAKQYKNKFKEVLVDEYQDTNMVQESILLLITEEREEVGNRFMVGDVKQSIYRFRLAEPNLFLGKYTRFLPVSGEAGLKIDLSQNFRSRKEVLEGTNFLFKQIMGSSVGEMEYNREAELVKGAPYPEEKEYPIEVAIINQESEETSSGGDEEELSIFDEGDIEKSVLEARYMANKVKAMIEERTPIYDAKTKTERPIQYKDIVILLRSMPWAAEIMEEFKRQGIPIYANLSTGYFEATEIAIMLSLLKVIDNPYQDIPLASVLRSPIVGLDEQGLASIRIHSRAGTYYEALKKFASEKPSNAREEETFEKVKVFLYHLQNWRTKARQGSVTELIWQLYRDTRFYDYVGGMAGGKQRQANLRALYDRARQYESTSFRGLFRFLRFIDRMRERGDDLGVARALSEQEDVVRLMTIHSSKGLEFPVVFVAGTSKQFNLMDLNASYLLDKDLGLATKYTDPGKRISYPSLPQLAFKRKKRMEAISEEMRVLYVALTRAKEKLFLVGTVKSLEKSLKKWRGALGQTEWLLSDYDRAGASSYLDWIGPSLMRHPHCKELGEVADLEGSGINEEILKHPSCFHITTIHKSELGAEEEESLSEDDNWKERVKNGGEVEIESTHKKEVLHRLSWKYPHLSATNLRSKQSVSELKRMVEIRDEASSIDILRRHQKPVYNRPQFMQSKELSPAEKGTAMHTVMQHISFADGVSTEEDVKELLSTLVNKEILTEEQERAISLDNIVGFFQSDLGKRLVQAANIQREIPFSMSVPLSEISETGESAPEETILVQGVIDCVFRDEMGIVLLDYKTDGIHDRYKDGFKEARPILEERYRVQIELYTRALESIWKETVSEKYLYFFDGGHVLEL from the coding sequence ATGAGTAATGGTACCATACCGGCAAAGCCTGATCATGTTACATGGACAGACGATCAGTGGAAGGCGATTTGGGCAAATGGCCAGGACATCCTCGTAGCAGCTGCTGCAGGATCAGGAAAGACCGCAGTTCTTGTAGAGAGGATCATTCAGAAAATCCTTTCTGAAGAAGACAGAATGGATGTGGACGAACTATTGGTTGTAACCTTTACCAATGCATCGGCCGCTGAGATGAGACATCGTATCGGGCAGGCATTGGAAAAAGCGATTGATGAGGATCCCCATTCCCATCATTTAAGGAAGCAGCTGAGCTTACTGAACCGTGCTTCCATTTCGACTCTTCACTCTTTCTGCCTTGAAGTGATTCGTAAATATTATTATCTCATCGACATTGATCCGGGTTTTCGGATTGCCGATGAAACAGAAGGGGATCTGCTCAGGGATGAAGTGCTTGATGAGCTGTTTGAAGAGGAATACGGAAAAGAACATAATCATGATTTCTTTACACTGGTAGATACATTTACCAATGATAGAAGTGACGGGGCCCTTCAGGATATGATCCGTAAGCTGTATGACTTTTCACGTTCCCACCCGAACCCGGACGAATGGCTGAGAGGGCTGGAAGAGATGTATGACATCCAAGAAGGTGTAGAGATCGATCAGCTTTCCTTCATTCAGCCGCTCCTGACGGATATTCGCTTACAGCTTAATGGGGCGAAAAACTTGTTTCAGCGTGCATTGGATCTGTCACGGGTTCCTGGAGGTCCGGGTCCAAGAGCTGAAAATTTTCTAAGCGATATAGAGATTGTCGAGAGCCTTGAAGAAAGCCGGCTCATTTCATGGAATGCTCTATATGAGGCGGTTCAAACCTTACCCTTTACAAAGTTAAAAGCTTGTCGAGGGGATGACTATAACAAGGATATTGTAGATGAAGCGAAAAAGCTTCGGGACCAAGGGAAGAAAACGTTAGAAAAACTGCAGGAAGATTTCTTCTCAAGAAGACCGGAGTCATTCCTTGAGGATATGAAGAAGATGAGAGACGTGATTCACACCCTGGCAGAAGTGGTGGTGGAATTCGGAAAACGCTTCCGGCAAGTGAAAGAAGAAAAGGGACTTGTTGACTTTGCAGATTTAGAGCATTTTTGTCTCGAGATTTTAAGAGACCCTGCATCAGATGCTTTACTTCCTTCAGAAGCTGCAAAGCAGTATAAAAATAAATTCAAAGAAGTACTGGTCGATGAATATCAGGATACGAATATGGTTCAGGAGTCGATACTTCTTCTCATTACCGAAGAACGAGAAGAAGTAGGTAACCGTTTTATGGTGGGAGATGTAAAGCAGTCCATCTATCGCTTCCGATTGGCAGAACCGAACTTATTTTTAGGAAAGTATACCCGCTTTCTTCCTGTAAGCGGAGAAGCAGGATTGAAAATCGATCTATCTCAAAACTTCAGAAGCCGAAAAGAGGTATTAGAGGGAACCAACTTTTTATTTAAGCAAATCATGGGGTCCTCGGTTGGTGAGATGGAGTATAACCGGGAAGCAGAACTGGTGAAGGGTGCTCCTTATCCTGAAGAGAAAGAGTATCCGATCGAGGTAGCGATCATTAATCAAGAATCAGAGGAAACTTCATCGGGTGGTGATGAAGAGGAATTGTCCATTTTTGACGAGGGTGATATTGAGAAATCCGTGCTTGAAGCCCGCTATATGGCAAATAAAGTGAAGGCCATGATTGAAGAGCGCACACCGATCTATGATGCCAAAACGAAAACCGAGCGTCCGATTCAGTACAAGGATATTGTGATTCTGCTTCGTTCCATGCCTTGGGCCGCAGAAATTATGGAAGAATTCAAACGGCAAGGAATTCCGATTTATGCAAATCTGTCTACTGGTTATTTTGAAGCAACCGAGATCGCGATTATGCTTTCACTGCTGAAAGTGATTGACAATCCGTATCAGGATATCCCCCTGGCATCGGTTCTACGTTCACCGATTGTTGGACTGGACGAACAGGGGCTTGCAAGCATCCGGATTCATTCGAGAGCGGGAACGTACTACGAAGCCTTGAAGAAATTTGCAAGTGAGAAACCAAGTAACGCACGTGAAGAAGAAACATTTGAAAAGGTCAAAGTGTTTCTGTATCATCTGCAAAACTGGCGGACGAAGGCTAGACAAGGATCGGTTACGGAGCTGATTTGGCAATTGTACCGGGACACCAGATTCTATGATTATGTCGGAGGAATGGCCGGAGGGAAGCAGCGTCAGGCAAACCTTCGGGCACTGTACGACCGTGCCCGCCAATACGAATCAACGTCCTTCAGAGGGTTATTCCGCTTCCTGCGGTTCATTGATCGGATGAGGGAAAGAGGCGATGACCTCGGGGTAGCGAGAGCTCTTAGTGAACAGGAGGATGTGGTCCGCTTAATGACAATTCACTCCAGTAAAGGGCTTGAGTTCCCGGTTGTCTTTGTAGCTGGCACGTCGAAGCAATTCAATCTCATGGACTTGAACGCTTCTTATTTATTAGATAAAGATCTGGGTTTGGCTACAAAGTATACAGACCCGGGGAAGCGAATCAGTTATCCTTCCCTTCCCCAGCTGGCATTCAAGCGGAAGAAGCGCATGGAGGCCATCTCGGAGGAAATGCGGGTGCTCTATGTGGCGTTAACCCGTGCAAAAGAGAAGCTATTCTTAGTGGGAACCGTGAAAAGCTTAGAGAAGTCACTTAAGAAATGGCGGGGAGCTTTAGGACAGACAGAATGGTTGTTATCTGACTATGACCGTGCCGGGGCCAGTTCCTATCTTGATTGGATAGGTCCGTCCCTCATGCGACACCCCCATTGTAAAGAGCTTGGGGAAGTTGCGGATTTAGAAGGAAGTGGAATCAATGAAGAGATTCTAAAGCATCCTTCTTGCTTTCATATCACGACGATTCATAAGTCTGAGCTGGGTGCAGAAGAAGAGGAGTCATTAAGTGAGGATGACAATTGGAAAGAGCGAGTGAAGAACGGTGGGGAAGTAGAAATAGAGTCCACTCATAAAAAAGAGGTATTGCACCGTTTGTCGTGGAAGTATCCACATCTTAGTGCTACAAACCTTCGCTCGAAGCAATCGGTTTCTGAGCTGAAGCGTATGGTGGAAATAAGGGATGAAGCATCAAGTATCGATATTCTTCGTCGCCATCAAAAGCCAGTGTATAACCGGCCCCAATTCATGCAGTCCAAAGAGCTGTCACCTGCTGAAAAAGGAACGGCCATGCATACGGTCATGCAGCATATTTCATTTGCGGATGGTGTATCCACAGAAGAAGATGTAAAAGAGTTGTTATCGACGTTAGTGAATAAAGAAATCCTGACGGAGGAACAGGAAAGAGCCATCTCGTTAGATAACATCGTTGGTTTCTTCCAAAGCGACCTTGGGAAGCGTTTGGTTCAGGCAGCGAATATCCAAAGGGAAATTCCATTCAGCATGAGTGTCCCTCTGAGTGAAATTTCGGAAACAGGAGAGAGTGCCCCGGAAGAAACGATTCTCGTACAAGGGGTCATTGACTGTGTATTCCGGGATGAAATGGGAATTGTGCTGTTGGATTACAAAACAGATGGTATCCATGATCGCTATAAGGATGGTTTTAAAGAAGCAAGACCTATACTTGAAGAGCGTTATAGAGTGCAAATTGAATTATATACCCGCGCATTGGAATCGATTTGGAAAGAAACAGTGTCTGAAAAGTATCTTTACTTTTTCGATGGAGGGCATGTGCTGGAACTATAA
- a CDS encoding HNH endonuclease: protein MSKKMIGTCELCSRHNVETTIHHLTPKEVGGTFLPTAQLCIPCHKQIHSLYTNDELGVRLNTIEDLRGDEKIHKFIKWIRKQPSTKLVKTRKSNERKKKKR, encoded by the coding sequence ATGAGTAAAAAAATGATTGGTACATGTGAATTATGCTCTCGTCATAATGTAGAAACAACGATTCATCACCTGACACCCAAAGAGGTGGGGGGAACCTTCCTTCCCACAGCACAGCTTTGTATTCCGTGTCATAAGCAGATTCATTCCCTCTATACAAATGATGAATTGGGCGTAAGATTGAACACCATCGAAGACTTGAGAGGGGATGAAAAGATTCATAAGTTCATTAAGTGGATCAGAAAGCAACCCTCCACTAAATTGGTGAAAACGAGGAAGAGCAATGAGCGTAAAAAAAAGAAACGGTGA
- a CDS encoding spore germination protein, which translates to MPALVGPVSILNVGGGSVQFGDTGIISPKSASKTFGGSGGFNTGPFQLTYNVFSVNTTFDCNVVDQPITGNN; encoded by the coding sequence ATGCCCGCTTTAGTAGGTCCTGTCTCTATTCTTAACGTCGGTGGAGGAAGTGTTCAATTTGGAGATACAGGTATTATTTCACCTAAGTCCGCATCAAAAACTTTTGGTGGTTCTGGTGGATTTAATACAGGTCCCTTTCAGTTAACCTACAATGTATTCAGTGTGAATACCACATTTGATTGTAATGTTGTGGATCAACCGATAACAGGGAATAACTAA
- a CDS encoding spore germination protein GerPE, translating to MFKRYSIVNKLDGITLSFSSLYQVGDSQNINAVSFAYAVQREKEFFLTSEGSFDSRVFQAPLEKPSIDTAVRVSRLNLCPIKVDQVYIRATAFSSIVHVGNTSNVAMESRVKHIRQLESKIDEDPQTFETIDQPN from the coding sequence ATGTTTAAGCGATATTCGATTGTAAATAAATTAGATGGAATTACTTTATCCTTTAGCTCTCTCTATCAAGTAGGCGATTCCCAAAATATTAATGCCGTATCATTTGCCTATGCTGTACAGCGGGAAAAAGAATTTTTCTTAACGAGTGAAGGAAGCTTTGATTCCAGAGTTTTTCAAGCCCCACTTGAAAAACCTTCCATTGATACCGCAGTTAGGGTCAGCCGCCTAAACCTTTGTCCAATCAAAGTTGACCAGGTTTATATCAGGGCAACGGCTTTTTCTTCAATTGTTCACGTTGGAAACACCTCAAATGTAGCAATGGAATCGAGGGTCAAGCACATCCGACAGCTTGAAAGTAAAATAGATGAAGATCCACAAACGTTCGAAACCATAGATCAACCCAACTAG
- the gerPC gene encoding spore germination protein GerPC — MTNYYMTPQQLYQYIDMLNTKIVALEQKVNELSQELMTIKETPKINVERIEYKFDQLKVESLDGTLNIGLNPSNLKDTIEDLAVEQNVNVNSIKDLTPYKERITNEIQTYIQTELPNLIQDNEMQFQRSLDPSYYEMVQQDLLNQMPQRIDFYLENIPHVESKQSEEEWERKITSKIKKDIQTALFSFMSQMPENMEGMNNNEPPGNQS, encoded by the coding sequence ATGACTAATTACTATATGACCCCACAACAACTCTATCAGTATATCGACATGTTGAATACGAAAATTGTCGCGTTAGAACAAAAAGTAAATGAGCTCTCACAAGAATTAATGACAATCAAGGAAACACCTAAGATTAATGTAGAAAGAATTGAATATAAGTTCGATCAGCTTAAAGTTGAGTCCCTTGACGGCACATTGAATATCGGCCTGAATCCAAGTAATTTAAAGGATACCATAGAGGATTTAGCCGTAGAACAAAATGTGAATGTCAATTCAATCAAAGATCTAACTCCCTACAAAGAAAGGATAACGAATGAAATACAAACGTACATTCAAACCGAATTGCCTAACCTGATTCAAGACAATGAAATGCAATTCCAACGATCACTCGACCCTTCCTATTACGAAATGGTACAGCAAGACCTATTAAATCAGATGCCACAGAGAATTGATTTCTACCTTGAAAACATACCTCATGTCGAGTCCAAACAATCCGAAGAGGAATGGGAAAGAAAAATCACTTCAAAAATCAAAAAAGATATCCAAACGGCCCTCTTCTCTTTCATGTCACAAATGCCGGAAAATATGGAAGGAATGAATAACAATGAACCTCCAGGTAATCAATCGTGA
- a CDS encoding spore germination protein GerPB, translated as MTNYYVQQSIQIQFIKIGGMSNSSVLQIGTCGQINTNDYLYNTGGFTEPAPEAEKNGSVSTGPSGAPLVPLQNP; from the coding sequence ATGACGAATTATTATGTTCAACAATCCATACAGATTCAATTTATTAAAATTGGAGGAATGTCCAATTCTTCCGTTTTACAAATTGGTACATGTGGTCAAATAAACACAAATGACTATCTTTATAATACCGGTGGTTTCACGGAACCCGCTCCTGAAGCTGAAAAAAACGGTAGTGTATCAACGGGACCATCGGGAGCACCCTTAGTTCCTCTTCAAAACCCATAA
- a CDS encoding spore germination protein — MPAIVGIAQVISVGSSGVFHIGDVFNISPISTAKTFAGAGSFITGRGISVYNENSLTYTVDDDAVDQGINFNL, encoded by the coding sequence ATGCCCGCAATTGTAGGAATTGCCCAAGTCATAAGCGTCGGTTCCAGTGGCGTTTTTCACATTGGAGATGTATTTAACATTAGTCCAATATCAACAGCCAAAACCTTTGCCGGTGCAGGTTCGTTTATTACAGGGAGAGGAATTTCCGTCTACAATGAAAATTCCTTAACCTATACTGTGGATGACGATGCTGTGGATCAAGGAATAAACTTTAACCTATGA
- a CDS encoding DUF418 domain-containing protein: MNFLSPTEHSERIVSLDVIRGFSLLGIFIINMISFHSPFLYLDPYSWWKTPEDVALYPWIDVLVQASFYPLFAMMFGYGLGIQQQRAAAKRSSFYLFGIRRLLILLVIGCIHAFLIWSGDILINYAVFGLLLLVFMRLSGKGLLWLGGLLFLLPQLFFSILLVLMTFADPTGVTQFTDIQSLQNSVAAYASGSFSSIMEQRFQDWYAVNSPGNLIFLLLSILPMMMIGTGASKLQLLEKVRDYKKTWIVIGICTLVIGIFIKSMPLFIQSNFAYAYIQDFLGGPFLSVSYAIILSLLMLNEKIMKGSKPLASVGKMSLTNYLMQSVIGTLIFYSYGFGLYGEVTLTTGTLLAIGIYAIQVIISEIWLSKFKYGPVEKLWRVLSYGKSTVVKKGEL, from the coding sequence ATGAACTTTTTATCGCCAACTGAACATTCAGAACGTATTGTAAGTCTTGATGTGATTAGAGGATTTTCATTACTTGGAATCTTTATCATCAATATGATTTCCTTTCATTCACCATTTCTTTATCTTGACCCCTATTCCTGGTGGAAAACACCTGAAGATGTCGCTTTGTATCCATGGATAGATGTATTGGTCCAAGCAAGCTTCTATCCGCTATTCGCCATGATGTTTGGATATGGGTTAGGCATTCAGCAACAAAGGGCTGCTGCTAAAAGGTCTTCTTTCTATCTATTTGGAATCAGAAGGCTTCTTATCTTATTGGTGATTGGCTGCATTCATGCTTTCCTTATTTGGTCGGGAGATATTTTAATTAACTATGCCGTATTCGGTCTGCTGCTGCTCGTTTTTATGAGGCTGTCTGGAAAGGGATTATTGTGGTTAGGGGGATTATTATTTCTGCTGCCTCAGTTATTTTTCAGTATTCTGCTAGTATTAATGACTTTCGCAGATCCGACTGGTGTAACCCAGTTCACTGATATCCAGTCTCTGCAGAATTCTGTTGCCGCATATGCATCTGGAAGCTTCAGCAGTATTATGGAGCAGCGTTTTCAGGACTGGTATGCAGTGAATTCACCAGGTAATCTCATATTCTTATTACTTTCTATCTTGCCAATGATGATGATTGGGACAGGGGCTAGTAAACTGCAACTATTGGAAAAGGTAAGAGATTATAAGAAGACATGGATTGTGATAGGAATCTGTACTTTGGTGATTGGAATTTTCATTAAGTCAATGCCACTATTCATTCAGTCCAACTTTGCATATGCGTATATTCAAGACTTTTTGGGAGGTCCGTTCTTATCAGTATCTTATGCAATAATCCTCTCATTATTAATGTTGAATGAAAAAATCATGAAAGGGAGCAAGCCTTTAGCCTCAGTAGGGAAAATGTCCCTGACGAACTACCTCATGCAATCAGTAATCGGCACCCTGATTTTCTATTCGTATGGATTTGGATTGTATGGAGAAGTGACGTTAACGACAGGGACTTTACTGGCAATTGGCATATATGCTATCCAAGTGATCATTTCAGAAATTTGGTTATCCAAGTTTAAATACGGTCCTGTTGAGAAGCTGTGGCGTGTATTAAGTTATGGAAAAAGCACTGTGGTTAAAAAAGGAGAGTTATAG
- a CDS encoding fumarylacetoacetate hydrolase family protein: MKFVSFQVGDRQTYGVERDARIVELAGFHGLPQDLLGGIEQGEGFLQKVRSILQDISLDCNSYSHDEVKWLSPLPKVKRNIMCVGKNYRDHAIEMGGEQDIPKDIMIFTKATNTVVGHEETVLHHSEMTEQLDYEGELAVVIGRRGKGISPEDALEYVFGYTILNDITARDLQKKHGQFFIGKSLDTTCPIGPYLVTKDEIVDPQNLEITTMVNDAIRQSSNTSEMIFNIPTIISTLSKGMTLEPGDIIATGTPAGVGKGFKPPLFLKKGDKVEIEIESLGILTNRLQA; encoded by the coding sequence ATGAAATTTGTTAGCTTTCAGGTAGGGGATAGACAGACGTATGGTGTGGAACGAGATGCCAGAATTGTAGAGTTAGCAGGTTTCCACGGCTTACCTCAGGATTTACTTGGAGGGATAGAACAGGGGGAAGGATTTCTTCAAAAAGTAAGAAGCATCCTTCAGGACATTTCCTTAGATTGTAATTCATATTCTCATGATGAGGTAAAGTGGCTTTCACCGCTTCCAAAAGTGAAGAGGAATATTATGTGTGTAGGAAAAAATTATCGTGATCATGCCATTGAAATGGGGGGGGAGCAGGATATCCCGAAAGACATCATGATATTCACAAAAGCGACCAATACCGTAGTCGGTCATGAAGAAACGGTGCTGCATCATAGTGAAATGACGGAGCAGCTTGATTATGAAGGGGAGCTTGCTGTCGTGATAGGCAGAAGAGGAAAAGGGATTTCTCCGGAAGACGCCTTGGAGTACGTATTTGGATATACGATACTCAATGATATAACCGCCAGGGATCTGCAGAAAAAGCATGGCCAATTTTTTATCGGTAAGAGCCTTGATACAACATGTCCAATCGGTCCGTATCTTGTCACGAAGGATGAAATCGTCGACCCGCAGAATCTGGAAATCACGACGATGGTGAATGATGCAATCCGTCAGTCTTCGAACACAAGTGAAATGATATTCAACATTCCAACCATCATTTCTACGTTATCAAAGGGAATGACTCTTGAGCCTGGTGATATCATTGCTACCGGGACACCTGCTGGAGTTGGAAAAGGCTTCAAGCCTCCGCTTTTCCTGAAGAAGGGTGACAAAGTGGAAATCGAAATTGAATCTCTGGGAATTTTGACAAATCGGTTACAGGCCTAG
- a CDS encoding YisL family protein — MFDNTHAHITTWVIAIILFFVAVGLHNAGKKKGMKVVHMILRLFYLLIILTGALLFWKHQGIDPALYGIKGLVGIWVIGMFEMVLVRMNKGKSTKMFWIQLIIALIIVLYLGLRLPLGLNFLG, encoded by the coding sequence ATGTTTGATAATACACATGCCCATATTACAACTTGGGTGATTGCGATTATTCTTTTCTTTGTAGCGGTTGGCTTACATAATGCAGGAAAGAAAAAAGGCATGAAAGTTGTACATATGATTTTACGGTTATTCTACCTGCTCATTATCTTAACGGGTGCCCTATTATTCTGGAAGCATCAAGGAATTGATCCTGCCCTATATGGCATTAAAGGATTGGTTGGGATCTGGGTCATCGGGATGTTCGAGATGGTCTTGGTTCGCATGAATAAGGGCAAGAGCACAAAGATGTTCTGGATTCAATTGATCATCGCTTTAATCATTGTTCTTTATTTGGGATTACGTTTGCCTCTGGGCTTGAATTTCCTTGGATAG
- a CDS encoding DUF2777 family protein, which yields MSNTFRSNILKSQKRSYSEGTALFEDDTWYFFEIDAEEESELEFYLNHELKVYRDGDWLAGVLLEDGIIVTPYERLRIENGDRIQIKKNILYSLENLLEEISDDAFHQFTTALNNLGYSIYDSIFCHNHLVFLGNQKIKEGVNFITFDNGVEVCAVQHHFTYYKKERDRFEFTLSTGRRIVIESFNI from the coding sequence TTGAGCAACACATTTCGATCAAACATTTTAAAATCCCAAAAAAGGTCCTATTCCGAAGGCACTGCTCTTTTCGAAGATGATACGTGGTACTTTTTCGAAATTGATGCCGAGGAAGAGTCTGAGCTCGAATTTTACCTCAATCATGAATTGAAAGTATATAGAGATGGAGACTGGCTTGCAGGTGTATTATTGGAAGATGGAATTATTGTCACACCGTATGAACGGTTAAGAATTGAGAATGGCGATCGAATTCAAATAAAGAAGAATATATTGTATTCGTTGGAGAATTTATTGGAAGAGATTTCTGATGATGCTTTTCATCAGTTTACAACGGCCTTAAACAATCTGGGTTATTCTATTTATGATAGTATCTTTTGCCATAACCATCTGGTTTTCCTTGGAAATCAAAAGATCAAAGAAGGAGTTAACTTCATCACCTTCGATAACGGTGTAGAAGTATGTGCCGTCCAGCATCACTTCACCTATTACAAAAAGGAGAGGGACCGCTTTGAATTCACTTTAAGTACGGGGAGACGAATTGTGATTGAAAGTTTTAATATTTAA